A stretch of Myxococcus hansupus DNA encodes these proteins:
- a CDS encoding N-acyl-D-amino-acid deacylase family protein, which translates to MDLIVENGLVFDGLGNPPRKLNVGIRGNTVASLSEGPIPRAPHTRVIDAEGHWVTPGFIDCHTHYDAEVELAPSLSESVRHGVTTVLMGSCSLSLALGTPEDLADMFCRVEAIPYDTVRSLLEERKTWNTLGGYLEHLEGLPLGPNVASFLGHSALRAHTMGLHRSLEPGVRPREDELRGMESLVREGLDLGYLGLSVMTLKWDKMGGTRDIRSRPLPSTYASWSEYRRLTRLLRERRRVFQGVPNISTKVNVVLFFLESIGLFRPSLKTTVISMMDPRASRGIHRLIGALSQVANRLLGADFRWQALPEIFDLWADGIDLVVFEEFGAGAAALHLQDAAARAGLLREPAYRDRFRREWTNRFLPRAFHRDFNESRILECPDPRVVGKSFAEVAREQGRDAVDVFLDLISTHGDALRWYTVMANDRREELERICRHPDILMGFSDAGAHLRNMAHYNFPLRLLRLVREAEKRGEPFMSVERAVHRLTAELAEWFGLDAGVLAEGRRADLVVIQPEGLDAKLDEVAEAPMENFGGFVRLVRRNDAAVKSVLISGREAVTESGVSPALGQERGFGSVLRARG; encoded by the coding sequence ATGGACCTCATCGTCGAGAACGGACTCGTATTCGATGGTCTGGGCAACCCACCGCGCAAGCTGAACGTGGGCATCCGTGGCAACACGGTGGCCTCCCTCTCGGAAGGTCCGATTCCCCGTGCGCCCCATACGCGCGTCATCGACGCCGAGGGCCATTGGGTGACACCCGGCTTCATCGACTGCCACACGCACTACGACGCGGAGGTGGAGCTGGCCCCCTCCCTGTCCGAGTCCGTCCGCCACGGCGTCACCACGGTGCTGATGGGGAGCTGCTCACTCAGTCTCGCGCTGGGCACGCCCGAGGACCTGGCGGACATGTTCTGCCGCGTGGAGGCCATCCCGTACGACACCGTCCGCTCGCTCCTGGAGGAGCGCAAGACGTGGAACACCTTGGGCGGCTACCTGGAGCACCTGGAAGGCCTGCCCCTGGGCCCGAACGTCGCCTCCTTCCTGGGCCACTCGGCACTGCGCGCGCACACCATGGGACTGCACCGCAGCCTGGAGCCCGGCGTGCGCCCCCGCGAGGACGAACTGCGCGGCATGGAGTCCCTGGTCCGAGAAGGACTCGACCTGGGCTACCTCGGCCTGTCGGTGATGACGCTCAAGTGGGACAAGATGGGCGGCACGCGCGACATCCGCAGCCGTCCCCTCCCTTCCACGTACGCGAGCTGGAGCGAGTACCGCCGCCTCACGCGGCTCCTGCGGGAGCGGCGCCGCGTCTTCCAGGGCGTGCCCAACATCAGCACCAAGGTGAACGTGGTGCTGTTCTTCCTGGAGAGCATCGGGCTGTTCCGCCCCAGCCTCAAGACGACCGTCATCTCGATGATGGACCCGCGCGCCAGCCGGGGCATCCACCGCCTCATCGGCGCCCTGTCGCAGGTGGCCAACCGGCTGCTGGGCGCGGACTTCCGGTGGCAGGCGCTGCCCGAAATCTTCGACCTCTGGGCGGACGGCATCGACCTGGTCGTCTTCGAGGAGTTCGGCGCGGGCGCCGCGGCGCTCCACCTCCAGGACGCCGCCGCGCGCGCGGGGCTGCTCCGAGAGCCCGCCTACCGCGACCGCTTCCGGCGCGAGTGGACGAACCGCTTCCTCCCCCGCGCCTTCCACCGCGACTTCAACGAGTCCCGCATCCTCGAGTGCCCGGACCCTCGCGTGGTGGGCAAGTCCTTCGCCGAGGTGGCGCGTGAGCAGGGCCGCGACGCGGTGGACGTCTTCCTGGACCTCATCTCCACGCACGGAGACGCCCTGCGCTGGTACACGGTGATGGCCAACGACCGGCGGGAGGAATTGGAGCGCATCTGCCGGCACCCGGACATCCTGATGGGCTTCTCGGATGCCGGAGCGCACCTGCGCAACATGGCGCACTACAACTTCCCGCTGCGGCTGCTGCGGCTGGTCCGCGAGGCGGAGAAGCGCGGCGAGCCCTTCATGAGCGTGGAGCGGGCGGTCCACCGGCTCACCGCGGAGCTCGCCGAATGGTTCGGCCTGGACGCGGGCGTGCTCGCGGAGGGCCGCAGGGCGGACCTGGTGGTCATCCAGCCCGAGGGATTGGACGCGAAGCTCGACGAAGTGGCCGAAGCGCCCATGGAGAACTTCGGAGGCTTCGTCCGGCTGGTGCGCCGCAATGACGCCGCGGTGAAGTCGGTGCTCATCTCCGGACGGGAGGCCGTGACGGAGAGCGGCGTGTCACCCGCCCTGGGGCAGGAGCGAGGCTTCGGGAGCGTGCTCCGCGCCCGGGGATGA